The following proteins are co-located in the Thermococcus alcaliphilus genome:
- a CDS encoding transglutaminase domain-containing protein yields the protein MFRPIRGGSVPPQWVLYSKLANCGEYAKVFVYLMNKKGIPSRVVATLGGDHAWAEYYVGKHKIIFDPSNPNNPVITDTKSFGRNRNFSYVIAYEIPTSSSAYVFFNSRSWDDVSGEYINRGELVVQVLHKGTPVVNANVEIQSTYLMENFPERYKNPIHVLNKTTTKNGSVLFELGPAKYKIVAEKCFIFLCWKGEAIKNVSSDSRTYVTVELKIDYVRTLFNALLVLFGVAILAKLLHKRYLDKHP from the coding sequence TTGTTCCGTCCGATTAGGGGTGGTTCAGTCCCTCCCCAGTGGGTTCTTTATTCAAAACTTGCAAATTGTGGGGAGTATGCGAAAGTTTTTGTTTATCTTATGAATAAAAAAGGAATCCCCTCAAGAGTTGTAGCAACGCTGGGAGGAGATCACGCTTGGGCAGAATATTACGTTGGAAAACACAAAATAATTTTTGACCCAAGCAATCCTAATAACCCAGTAATAACGGATACAAAATCATTTGGTCGAAATAGGAATTTTTCCTACGTAATAGCCTATGAGATCCCCACTTCAAGCTCGGCCTATGTCTTCTTTAATTCTCGAAGCTGGGATGATGTTTCAGGTGAGTACATAAATCGAGGCGAATTAGTTGTTCAAGTGTTACACAAGGGGACACCTGTTGTAAATGCTAATGTTGAAATCCAGAGTACATATTTGATGGAAAACTTCCCAGAGAGGTACAAAAACCCAATACACGTTTTAAATAAAACGACCACAAAAAATGGGTCTGTACTATTTGAATTAGGCCCAGCAAAATACAAAATTGTGGCTGAGAAATGCTTCATTTTTCTTTGCTGGAAAGGCGAAGCGATAAAAAATGTTTCATCAGACTCAAGGACCTATGTAACAGTTGAACTGAAAATTGATTATGTAAGAACACTATTCAACGCACTACTTGTATTGTTTGGTGTGGCAATTTTAGCAAAGCTACTCCACAAAAGATATTTGGATAAACATCCATAA
- a CDS encoding EVE domain-containing protein: MTYWLCITNRDNWKVIKEKNVWGVPKRHKNTIAKVKPGDKLVIYVKQERKDKQILEPKIVGIFEVVSEPYEDSTRIFKSPPHLNETYPLRVKIKPMKLGEVEFKPLIPKLKFITNKKKWSGHLMGKAMREIPEEDYKLIENML; this comes from the coding sequence ATGACGTACTGGCTCTGCATAACAAATAGGGATAACTGGAAAGTTATTAAGGAGAAGAACGTTTGGGGAGTTCCAAAGAGGCACAAGAATACTATTGCAAAGGTTAAGCCTGGCGATAAGCTTGTAATTTATGTGAAGCAGGAGAGGAAAGATAAGCAAATCCTCGAGCCTAAGATCGTTGGAATTTTTGAAGTCGTAAGTGAGCCCTATGAGGATTCAACGAGAATTTTCAAAAGCCCTCCTCACTTAAACGAGACTTATCCCTTGAGGGTCAAAATCAAGCCGATGAAACTTGGCGAGGTTGAGTTCAAGCCATTAATTCCAAAACTAAAGTTCATCACAAACAAGAAGAAGTGGAGCGGGCACTTAATGGGAAAAGCAATGAGGGAAATTCCAGAAGAAGATTACAAGCTCATTGAAAACATGTTGTGA